In Acidobacteriota bacterium, the sequence AATTTGCGCTCTAGTTGTGCTTCACTGCCCCGCCAGTTCACTCGAAGTGTCTTCAGCATTATTGGAACGTCGTTTGTCATATTAACGCTTTAGCCGCATAACGCCAGGCGTCAGCGGGCGCGCGACGTAGCCTTCGGATCACGGTGAACACCGATACGCGCGCTCCGCTGGACGTCCGAGTTCGGCTTGCCATCGAGGCACCGCGTTAGTCAGCATCTTCGACAAGCCGAAAATGCGCATTGAAGTAGGCTGTCTTCACGGACAGCGCGTAGTTCGTGTAGAGAGGCTCTCTTAAAACGTCTGCTGGTACCAGACCTCCCTGCAACTCACCATATCGAAGCGGTAGGAAGCTGACTGCGATGGGTTTCGGATCGGTGGTGCCCTCGCTGATTCTAACCCTCTCACCAGCAGCGAGCCGACCTGTGCCGCAATCACTCGCGGGCGCGGCAAAGATATAGTGAACCAAGACGTCGCACTCGTGGAGGGACTCCCATATCTGCTTGCCGCGCGGAAACACGATGCCGGATGGCAACAGTGATCGCTCATAATCCCGCGCCCACTCGAGCTCGTCACCTGTACTGAAAAGCCGTTTTCCCTGCTTGATCTCCTCGAAGAGATCTTCAATTGTCTTATTCCATCCGGGTGGTGCTGGCTTGCTCATAGCGTTTTGTTGATGCCGAACATGAATTCGGCGAATTAATGTCATATAACTGCCTTCATCTACGTTGATAAAATTCCAACTACAAAAATTTTCGCGACCGAAATGCTTTTGTATGTCCGCGAGCACATCGCTTACCGGTGATGCGCCGCGATGTTTGATTAAACAAAGCATCATTGAGTTGAAGCTGATTGACCAACCAACTGTGGGACTTTCGTTGTGCCGAACGCCACATTATGTTCGCCATCAATCACCAGTTGTTCACCGTCAAAGCGGAATTTCATGGTTGAATAAAATGGCGTCTCATAGAGCGCCAGTTTAACCGTAAAGAGATTATCACCTGTCCAACCCCCGCTTGCGGCAATCAATGGATTTTCTGGCACGCTTAAAACCCGTTCGAGGCCGTTGGCAAAACTGCCGCGACTTTTTGCCCAGGAACCAATGCCGATTGGCAGGCGCGTTTCTCCTGCGCGTGTGCGCACCTGTAGCGTTGGCGAAGCGGAACTGAAATCAAGCGCCAACGCTTGAATGCCGCGTTCGTTTTCACCAAATTCATACCATCTTCCCGATACTTTCGCGGCAATCGGCGCAGTCGGTTGTCCAACTGCAAGCCGCATGCTTAAACCCGCGAGCCTCGTTTGCAATTGCCTGTGGGCTGTAACATTTTCCGGCAAACGCTCGGCTTTCATCGCCGGCAACAATTTATCCCAGACCAGATTCATGACCTGTTGCATATCGCGCACCCCGCTGGTAATTGCAATCACCGCATCCAGTTCAGGAATGACAAAACAATATTGCCCGAACGCGCCGTCGCCTCTGTAGGTGTTGTGCCGCGAACGCCAGAACTGATAGCCGTAACCCTGATCCCAATCGCTTTTCGGCGAAGAACCGTTGGCGGTCTGCCTGGCGGTTGCTTCTTCAACCCATGCGGCAGGAATGAGTTGTCGCCCGTTCCACTTGCCTTTCTGCAAATACAACTGCCCGAAGCTGGCAATATCTTCGGTGCGAATGCGCAACCCATAAGCGCCCACGATGATGCCCTGTGGGTCTGCTACCCATTGGGGATTTTCAATTCCCAATGGCTCAAATAATCTCGGCATCAGGTAATCGCGCACGGTCATCCCTGTGACCTTCTGCACGATAGCCGAAAGCATGTAGGTTGCGGGCGAGTTGTACAAAAAATGCGTTCCCGGTTTGAACGGCACAGGATGCGCAAAAAATTTTTTCGCCCACGTCCCCGTCCCTTGAAAAAGTTGTGGTTCGCTTTGATGCCCGGTTGCCATGCGTAGCAAATCGCGCACCCGCATGGCGCGCAGATTATTTGCAGGCTCCGCCGGAGCATCTTCCGGGAAGAATTTCAGCACCTCGTCATCAACGCTCAGTTTGCCTTCGGCAATCGCCAACCCGATTGCCGTCGAGGTGAAACTTTTGCTCAGTGAATAAAGCATATGCGGAGTCTTCGCATCATAAGGATGCCACCACGCTTCAGCGACTACATAACCATGACGCACCATCATAAAACTGTGCAGGGCATCAATCTCTTTGTCGGCAGCTTCGATGAAGGCAAGAATCGCGGATGAGGCGATGCCTTGTCGTTCAGGCGTGCTGCGCGGCAGTCGCTTTGCCGAAGTCTCTGTCTTTTTTGCCAAGTTGCGCGCTTGCTGACGAGCAAGCGCCGGCGTGAGAGCGAGTACAAGAAGCAAATAAATGAGCAGGAATTTTCGCATGCTATGCCTTTCCGTAAATGGTGAAGTGTCTGTCGGAATCGTTTGCCGGTTGATGTATAAAAGCGTAATTAAAGCGCCGTGAAATTATTCACGGCGGTCTATTCCAGCACACCCACATTCTCTCAAATCGCTTTTGTCGATGGATGACGAACCTTGAAATACCTTCAGGCTTTGTATTTCATCGGCTCAGGGTGAATCCAGGGGGCGCGGTACTTTCGCGCCAGGCGTTTATTCGCCTCTTCATCGCCGATGACGCGCTGTTTCTGCGCGTCCCAATTCAACGTCCGCCCAAGATCAAAGGAGATATTGGCGAGAATACAACTCGCCGTTGAAATATGCCCTTCTTCGATGCTCGCCACCGGCTTGCTGCGCTTTTCGATAGCCCGTAAAAAATCCTTCATATGTCCGCGAATCGCCGGAGCGACGTGCTGTTCCAAATCCTTTTCGGTTTTGTCCTCAGGGTATTGTTCCAATTCATAAGCCACATCGCGGTGAATCGGCTGACCTTGTCCGATGGGAATAAAATCATAACCGTAAACGCTTGCCTTGAGCGTCCCTTTGTCACCATAAAGGGTCGCGCCCCAGGGGTATTTCGGATCGTTCGGGTGTCCCCAACTGCGATGTTGCCAGATGACTCGCAGGTCATCGAATTCAAAGGTAGCGGTTTGGGTGTCGGGAATATTGGCTTTGCTGCTTTTATCAACCAGTATGCCGCCGCTCGAAGAAATCCGTTTCGGCCAGCCGAGTCCCATCATCCAGCGCACCGTATCCAGCATGTGTATGCACATATCGCCGAGAATGCCGTTGCAGTATTCGTTAAACACGCGCCAGCCACGCGGATGAACCAACCGATTGTAAGGTCGCATCGGCGCAGGTCCTGTCCACATTTCATAATCGAGATAATCGGGCGGCGCGGAATCGGGCGGATTTTCGGTCGAACGCATATGGTAATAGCAATAAATTTCCACCAAGCCGATTTTGCCCAGTTTGCCTTCGCGCAGAATGCGGTCGCGGGCTTCGATTAAATGCGGCGTGCTGCGGCGCTGGGTGCCGACCTGCACGACGCGTTTATATTTATTCGCCGCCGCCACCATCGCCTGCCCTTCGATGACATCAACGCTGATGGGCTTTTGCAGGTAGACATCGGCGCCCGCTTCGACCGCGGCAATCATCGGCAGCGCGTGCCAGTGGTCGGGCGTGGCTAGGAGCACAATGTCCAAATCTTTTTCGCGAAGCAGGGCGCGATAATCGCTATAAGTTCGCGGCGTTTTCTTTGATGCCTGTCGTTCGGCAATCATTGAGGCAGCCTCGCCAAGCATGCGTTTATCGACATCACAAATGGATACGACTTCGACCGGCGCGACTTGAATCAAGCGAAAGAGGTCTAATTTGCCATACCAACCGCTGCCGATCAGTCCGACGCGCAGTTTGCGGTCTTGAAATTCTTCGCCGTAGAGTTGGCGGGCTAATAAAAATCCGGCGGCGCTGGTTTGTAAAAATTGTCTGCGATTCATCACGGTTGCTCCACTCGAAAGATTTCTTAATCCATTTGATTGCTGCGCCATCATACGGCTACGCCAATCAACTCGCAACGTCAAAAGCGCGACCATCGCGTATCAGAAAAAATTCCCTTAAACATTAAGCAACCCCGTATGCGCGACTACATCTAAGGCGCGCGATGAAATGCAAAACCGTTCGGCTCGCGATGAGGTAATCCCGCCTGTGGCTTGCGACATTAAGCTCTCGGCGAAGGAAGAAACACACATCAACATCATCGTAAGCCAGTCAATATGACAAAAGAGGCTTTTGCCTTGTTTAACCACCTGACAACTCGGTTGTCTAAGGAGACGTGTATGATGAAATACAAAATTTGCACCGTCTGTTTGATGTTGCTCACCATTCCCTTACTCGCTTTTTCTGCCGCTGCGCAGACCCAGAAAGATAAAACCCTCTCCCCCTATTTCTTTGTGCAGGGCGACCCTGCCGTCGATCACTTGCCGCTTAAAGAGACCCGCGTTGATATAAACGTTTCCGGCATCATCGCCGATGTGACGGTCAGACAAACCTATCGCAATGAAGGGACGCGACCGATCAATGCCCGATATGTTTTCCCTGCCTCCACACGCGCAGCGGTTTACGCGATGCGCATGCAAATCGGCAATCAGGTCATCGTCGCCAGAATCAAAGAACGCGAAAAAGCCAGAAAAGAATTTGACGAAGCCAAACAGGCAGGTAAGAGCGCATCGCTACTTGAGCAAGATAGACCCAATGTATTTTCCATGAATCTTGCCAACCTCAACCCCAATGAACAGGTTGACATTGAACTGCGCTACACGGAACTTCTGGCGCCGACCGATGGTGTCTATGAAGTGGTTTTCCCTACGGTTGTGGGCCCGCGTTATTCTTCGCAACCGGAATCGACGGCAACCGCTCAAGACCAATGGATTAAAAATCCCTATCTGCGTCAAGGCAATAAACCGACAAGCACACTCCATATTTCAGCCAAAATTTCCGCCGGGGTTCCGATTCATGATTTAGCCTGCACCTCACACAAAATTGCTGCCGAGTGGCAAAGTCCGAGTGTCGCGCAGTTGATCTTAAATGAAGCGGATGCCTTGCAAGGGAATCGTGATTTTATCCTGCGCTATCGTCTGGCGGGCGAGCAAATCACTTCGGGCTTGCTGCTCTATCAGGGCAAGGATGAAAACTTTTTCTTGTATATGGCTGAACCACCCGCGCGCATTAACAACGCCGACATTCCGACTCGCGAATATATTTTTGTGGTTGACGTTTCCGGTTCAATGGAAGGTTTCCCGTTGAATACCGCCAAGCAACTGTTGCGTGATTTAATCGGACAACTCCGACCCACGGATATGTTCAACATCGTGTTGTTTGCAGGCGATGCGACGGTGCTTTCTGCGAAATCGCTTCCCGCAGACCAACAAAATCTCGCGAATGCTCTGCGCTTGCTTGACGAACAACGCGGCAGCGGTGGCACTGAACTCCTTCCGGCAATGCAAAACGCCATGAACATCCCGCAACCGGAAGGCGTGTCACGCAGCATCGTGCTCGTCACCGATGGCTATATTTCCGGCGAAAAAGGGGTATTTGATTACATCCGCGCAAATTTGAATCAAGCCAACGTGTTTTCCTTTGGCATCGGCACATCGGTGAATCGTTACCTCATCGAAGGCGTTGCCAAAGCCGGAATGGGTGAAGCGTTCGTGGTCACGCAGCCGGACGAAGCGCCGGCGATTGCCGCGAAATTCCGCGAGTATATTCAAAATCCCGTGCTCACAGACATTCAGGTGCGCGCGCAGGGTTTCGACATTTATGATGTTCAACCAACTTCATTCCCTGACCTGTTTGCCAATCGTCCGGTAATCCTGTTTGGCAAATGGCGGGGTTCAATTAGCGGCACGTTTGAACTCACAGGGAAAAACGGACAGGGAGATTACACATCTCGCCTCTACATCACAGGCATGTTACCCGATGGAGCCAACAGCGCCTTGCGTTATCTGTGGGCGCGTTCGCGCATTGCCGAACTTTCCGATTACGGCTCAGGCGACATCGACACAGACCGCGTTGCCAGCATCACGGCTCTGGGCTTGAAATACAATCTGCTTACGCAATACACCTCATTCATTGCGGTTCGCGAAATCGTCACCAATCCCGATGGTTCTGCAAAAGATGTTGAGCAACCGTTGCCGCTGCCGCTTGGCGTCACCGATTTGGCAATCGGCGATGGCATCGAAACCGGCGATGAACCGGAACTCATCTGGTTGATAGCGACCATTTCACTCATCACCCTGATTATGATTTATCGCGGACGGCGGCGTTTGGTATGAACAAGAAATTGCATTGGACACGCATTGCGCAATGGGCAGTCGTTCTGCTTGTTGCTTTCACCCTCAAACTGTTTTACTCAAAGGCGAGCGCCAACGAGTTGCAATGGATACTCGCGCCGACGACTTCGCTGGTTGAACTCACCAGCGGCACCCGGTTTGAGTTTGAATCCTACACCGGCTATGTCAGCCAGGATCGCCGTTTCGTCATTGCTCCAGCCTGCGCAGGGGTGAATTTCTTAATCGCCGCTTTCCTGATGCTCTCGACGAGAAAGTTATTAAAAGCGCGCCAGCCCGCCGCATTGCAAGCGCGCCAGCCCGCCGCTGCCTGGAAATTCCTTCCGGCAGCGGCGCTCATCGCTTATCTGGTCACGCTCATTGCCAATACGGCGCGCATTGCGATTGCTTTGCATCTGGAGCAACTGTCGGATGTGAGCGGTCTGAGCGCCAATCAACTGCACCGCATCGAAGGCATCACCGTCTACTTTGTTTTTTTATTTTTACTCTTTATCGTGAACGAAAAAATCAGTGCGGGAAAATTTTCAGGTGGCTGGCGTCGCTTCTGCTATCCGATTCTGGCGTACTATACAATCGTGTTCCTGATTCCGCTCATCAATGGCGGATACAACAGGGGCGCGGCTTTCTGGGAATATTCACTTCTGGTTTTAGTGATTCCCTTACTGGTGATTTTGCCGCTGATAATTTTCTATGGGCTTGGGAAGCGCGTCGAGGTCGATGCAAATTCTAATGTCCAGGTGTAACAGCTACTCGGTTTTCGTTCGGTTCAGAAATAGCCTGGGAATAGCGTTATTTGATAAAGTTTGAACGACGCTTTGAACGAACTACGATTACCTCAAATTGAGAAAATGAAAAATCAAAACCGTCAACTGATTTTGACTGCCGTCATCGGCGCAATCCTTTGGGCAATCGTCAACGGTCTGCCGGTCGCCGCGCTTCATCAACAAGAGAGCGCAACCTCAACGGCATTGCCGCCAAAGGCTCCCGCGCCTGCCGATAATCCGACCACTAAAGAACGGATTGAACTGGGCAAACAGCTTTTCTTTGACGCGAGACTCTCCGGCGATAACACCATGAGTTGCGCCAGTTGTCATCTTCCCGAAAAAGCCTTTACCGATGGCTTGACGAAAGCCAAAGGCGCAGGCGGCAAATCGCTCACACGTAACACGCCCGGACTTACGAATGTCGGATTTTATACGCGCTACCTGTGGGACGGGCGGGCTGGGAGTCTCGAAGAGCAAGCCTTGATGCCGATTCAATCCGCCGATGAAATGAACCAGAAGCTTGCCGAGTTGGAAAAAGAATTGAATGCCATTCCTCAATACGTCGCGCAATTTCGCGCGGCTTTTGGAACCGCTGCAACCAGTGATTCGATTGCCAAAGCCCTCGCCGCTTTTCAACGCGCCTTAATCAGTCGCAACGCCCCCTTTGACCGTTTTATTGCGGGCGACCAAAACGCGATTTCCGATGAAGCGAAATTGGGATGGGAACTGTTTCGTGGCGATGCCGGTTGCATTCGCTGTCACAGCGGACCAATGTTTACCGATAATAATTTCTATCGACTCGGCACGACGTTTATAGATAAAGGGCGCGGCGCAATTACCGGCGAGAAGGCGAAATTTTATGCCTTTCGCGCGCCGGGTTTGCGCGATGTGGCAAGAACCGCGCCTTACCTCCACGATGGTTCGCTGGAAACGCTGTCGCAGGTTGTCGAGTTTTATTATCGCGGCGTTCCCAGAGGTTCAACGGACGGACTGCCGCTTGATGTTGCCCCGCTGCTCGGACAGAGCTATTCGGAGATTTCCGCAATCGTCGCCTTTTTAGAATCGCTCAATGGCGAACTGCCGAATATCTCACGCCCGGTTTTACCGTGAGATAAAAGCAGGCGATGAATTGCATCTGGAGCGGCTTGCAAAACAACTTTCTCAAATTGAAAAAGCGGTCACTGATTGCGAGACCATGAACGTCGCAGTCAAACACCTTCCTCAACTACCTCATCACCAAATTGAAAAGGAGCCTGAAATTCAGGCTCCTTACTTCTCCCCGGTAAACAGGTGGCATCACGAATTACCAGGAGAACCGCACATAGGCTCCCCACACATGAGCGTCATAGCCGGTGTAGCGGGAATCGAGTAACAGGAACCGTCTGCCATCCTGAGTCGCAGGTAACTGACCGAACTGATAAGGCTGCTGATTATCCCAGGCATAATCTTCAAGATGATAGGGTTCATAAATGTAACGCGTGCCGATAGCGAAATTCGGCGTCAGTTGGTAACTAATGTCCGAATTGAACTCATTGAGGCGCGTCTTGACATCAGGGAACGGATAAGCCGCCGCATTCAGCACATTGATGGCTGATGGGGTGTTGGGATTGACTGTCGTCAATCGCGTTCTGCCAAATGAATAGCCATAATGCACATCGAGAAACAGTTTCTCTTTTGCCAGATACGTAGTGACGCCGAGTCCCAGAGTATCGAGCAGGTCGCGTTCATCCCGATTCCAACGATTCGCAAGATCAAACGGCACTGCGGTCTTGGCAATCTGATTCAATGAATAGCTGTAACGGTCACGACCATAGTTGAAATAAAAGGTCGTTGCGTCGTTCACATTGCAGAGCAAATCGATGCTTCCGAAAGCTTGAATATATTTCGTCAAGCCGAAGAAGTTTTGATCATAGTCATCGCTCAAATACCCGAAGGTTCCCGATAAACCGAGTTGCGGATTGATGTGATATTGCCACTGCAAACTGGCATTGTGGCGCAGGCGTTTCGACTGATCGAACATTCGTAAACGATTAAACTCCAAAATGCCGGGATTGTATTTGAGCGGGCTTCTATCGGAATAGGCGTAACTCAATCTTCCGGTAAAGCGGTTGGTCGGTTTGTAAGAAAACAAGGTGCTGATGGTGTGTTCATTGCTTCTTTCAACCTGGCGATTTTCCCTGTCCCAGACATCAAGCTTGTATTCAAATTTCCAATCCAACGGATCGGCAATGCGCCAGACCGATTCGGCGCTCGCCATTTGATGCGTGAACGAGACCGGTTCATTTTCAATTGGCTTGGTGTTGATATTGGTACGCCAGAAAGATTCCCCGAAAGCCACATAACCGGGAAATTTAATGTGATGCGTGACATTGTCATAGTCATACATTCGATAATGAAGATTGAACATCCAACTCTTCGTCACCCTGGTGGTAAACAAATGGTCTTGAGAGAAGGTATCAACTTCACCTTCGAGACTGCGACGCGGTAATGCCGCCACATCCGTCACACTCGTGCCCGCAGGCAAACCCGAAGCAACGATTGCCGAGTTCAAGGTATAGGGGAGAAAATCTTCATTCTGTTCCCACTGGCTCCAACCGAGCGCGCTTGCCCAACGCGAATCGTGCGGCAATTCGATGAAGCCTGAAATCATGAAAGTTTTCGCTTCATTGCTTGGCGCGAGAGCAAAGATGCCGCGCGCAAATGCCATGCGGTCAAATACCCCGCCGCTGCCGGTGGCTTGCTTATCGGTAATGCGGAAGGGATTGTCGAAGGTCAATGAAGGAATGCGATTCTCAAATTTCGAGAAGGTGTAATCGGCATTGATTGCCCATTTGGCTCTCGTATAGCTGGTTCCGAAAGTGAACTGGTTGGTCAGATAATCAACCGGCGCAGGCAATTCTATAGAGAGTGCCCGGAAGGTATCGCCGGTCGGGGTTCCGACACGTTCATAACTGCCGGTGCCGAGTGGACTGGTGCCGGTTTTTTTCTGATTCCACCAGTTGAATCGCAATTTCCAGTTTTCGGTAACATTTACCGTCTGGCGAAAATCAGTGGTGTGGCGCTGCACCCTGAGCGTAGAAAGTGGCAGGCTGCTGACATAATTCCGGACAAGCGCAGGCAGTTGGTCATTCGTAGCATTTTGAAAAGCCGTCTGCACATTGTCCGGTATCGTAAGCACGCCGCCCTCGCTTGAACTGAAGGGTGAACGCGCGCCGCGAGCATACAGATGCGGAATGCCTGTGTAATCAAAAGTGGTTCTGAAGGTTCCGTATCTGCCGAGGTCGAGGCGGTAACGCTGGTCGCGTTCGCTCGGTTCGCGACCCGTAAAGCGGAAAAACAGCGGTGAGGCGTCGGGATTTGCTGAAAGCGAAAACTTCCGCACATAAGCGCCCTCTCGCACTTTGCGATATTCTTCAAATTTCGATGGGCGGCTGCCATCAACGCTGGTGATCTGTCCGCCGAATTCAAAAATCAGTTTGAATGGACGCGGCGTGTCCGCTTGCGGAAGCGCCGTGGTTTTAGTTGCGGTCTTGTCATTTGCAATGAGTTTCTTGTTGGCTGATGCATCAGCATTTTGTTGTCCAAAGGTCATCAACGGACAAACCAGAAGGAACCAAAGCAAAGAACAAAGAACAGACTTGGGTTGGAAAACGATTCTTGTATTCATAACTTTCTTCTCCTTTCTGTTGTCCTTTTAGCGTTGCAGGTTAATGCCTGATGGATGATTCGAGCCATGCACTTGCGGATGGCACTGAACGCATCCTCTCCCGGAGGTAAATACCGAGTTGGACACCCCGGCAACCGTTTGATGCCGCCCTTGAATGTGGCATTGCTGACATAGCATTGGCGTTTTTGCAGCCAGCAAGGCAGCGTTATTCGACCCGTGGGCTTTGTGGCAACTGCCACAATTTTCCCGCACCGGCGAATGCTCGAATAGAAACGGGCCACGTTTTTCGGTATGACATTGATAACAGGTTTCGTTAGCGGTCGCGGTTCGCATCATCTTTTCGCCAATCGACCCGTGCGGCTCATGACAGGTGGAACAGGTGATTTTGTGTTCCAGATTTTCATTGCGGAAAAGATGTGTCGAACGTTGAAATTGCGCTTTGCGAAGTTCCGTGTGGCATTGAAAACAGGTCTCGGCTTGGGAATTTTTCTTGAGCAATTTGGTTTCGGCTTCCGCTGAAGCAAAGAGTTTGGATTCGCTGAATTTCGCAACCGGCGAATGGTGCGCGCTATGGCAGCTCAAACAGGAAAGCCCGGCGGCTTCGTGTTTGCTGCCGCGCCAGACCGCGTGTTCGTTGTTTTGTGAGTGACACTGCGAACAATTTTTACTGGCTTCGGCGGCATTCAGCTTTGCCGGATTTTTAATCTTCGTCGCATCTCCACCATTGGCTATGTGTTCGGTGCCGTCCCCGTGACAGGACTGGCAACTGACGGCAGCTTCTGATGAAGCGTTACCGGTTTTCACCAGGGCGGCATGTTTTTTAGCCTTGCCGTGAACCGTTTTAACAAAGCCTTGAGCAATCTGTTCATGACAACTTGCACAGGCGCTGTCTTCGGGTGAAACCGTGGGTGTATTGACCTCTGTATCAGTTGATGAGTTGATAGAACTAACTTCTGCAGAGGCGTTGTTGGCGGGTGTGAAAATGAAGAAAAGTACGGTCACTAAGGCTAAGAGGGTAATCACACGTTTTAAAATCTTAGCGGTTTTAGGTTCGGCATTTTCCATAGCAACGCTCTCCTTTGGCAGATTGTTTGCCTTGGGCAATGAGCACTGACTAATCCGGGACGTTATCCACTGATTAATTTGCCCCAAACAAAATGCGTGGTTTTTCGCAGGAAACGGAATTTTTCTGCGAGGTTAAAAGAACAAGTGGTTTTGGCGACCGACCGCGCCCAACTCCCTGATCATTGCTGGCAATACCCTATTAAAGTCTTTTTTTTGCACAGTAAACATCCTTGGCTCTCGACCAGATTTATTGAAGTAGTTGACCAGCATTTACCCCGTATCAGGGATTTGAACATGGTTAAAAATCCCCTTGGGAGCTTACGATGGCTCTCCTGGAGCAACTACTGTTCCGCTATCTATGGGAGGAATTTTCCGCTCTCAGCGAATCAAGACAAGCCCTATGGAGCTTTAGCTGATTTTTAAACGCTTGCTTATTCGACGAAAAGATTGCAGTCACTATAAAAATTCTTACCCAACTTCACAGATAGCGAGTTGCAAGACCTGTGCAAAAAAAATATAGTGTGTGCCCGACAAATCAGTTCAATGAACAGGCGAAATTTAAACTCCAAAAATCCAAAGAGTTTTCATTTATAAAAAACCTGAGAGGTAAAGCCATGATAGAACGACGCAATATTCTTAAAGGCGTAGGAGCGGCGCTCACCACATCGCTTTTCACGGGGCGTGTGCGCGGCGCGAATGACCGCATCAGTGTAGGCTTTATCGGGCTTGGCGCGATGGGTTCGAGCAACCTGGGTTATGCCTTGAAACTGCCGGATGTTGAACCGGTAGCGGTTTGTGATGTGTATCAACCGACACTCGAAAAAGCGGTCGCCGCCGCAGACAAAGGCGGCAAAAAGGTCAAAGCGATAAAAGATTTTCGCGAACTCATCGCCGATAAATCCATCGATGCCGTCTGCATCTCAACGCCCGACCACTGGCACGCTTATATGGCTGTTGAAGCCTGCAAAGCGGGCAAGGATGTTTTCGTTGAAAAACCTGCTTCGGTCTATGTTGAAGAAGGACTGAAGATGGTGCAGGCAGCGCGCAAATATAAACGCGTGGTGCAGGCTGGCACTATGCAACGTTCAGGCGGCTATTTCA encodes:
- a CDS encoding MtrB/PioB family decaheme-associated outer membrane protein: MNTRIVFQPKSVLCSLLWFLLVCPLMTFGQQNADASANKKLIANDKTATKTTALPQADTPRPFKLIFEFGGQITSVDGSRPSKFEEYRKVREGAYVRKFSLSANPDASPLFFRFTGREPSERDQRYRLDLGRYGTFRTTFDYTGIPHLYARGARSPFSSSEGGVLTIPDNVQTAFQNATNDQLPALVRNYVSSLPLSTLRVQRHTTDFRQTVNVTENWKLRFNWWNQKKTGTSPLGTGSYERVGTPTGDTFRALSIELPAPVDYLTNQFTFGTSYTRAKWAINADYTFSKFENRIPSLTFDNPFRITDKQATGSGGVFDRMAFARGIFALAPSNEAKTFMISGFIELPHDSRWASALGWSQWEQNEDFLPYTLNSAIVASGLPAGTSVTDVAALPRRSLEGEVDTFSQDHLFTTRVTKSWMFNLHYRMYDYDNVTHHIKFPGYVAFGESFWRTNINTKPIENEPVSFTHQMASAESVWRIADPLDWKFEYKLDVWDRENRQVERSNEHTISTLFSYKPTNRFTGRLSYAYSDRSPLKYNPGILEFNRLRMFDQSKRLRHNASLQWQYHINPQLGLSGTFGYLSDDYDQNFFGLTKYIQAFGSIDLLCNVNDATTFYFNYGRDRYSYSLNQIAKTAVPFDLANRWNRDERDLLDTLGLGVTTYLAKEKLFLDVHYGYSFGRTRLTTVNPNTPSAINVLNAAAYPFPDVKTRLNEFNSDISYQLTPNFAIGTRYIYEPYHLEDYAWDNQQPYQFGQLPATQDGRRFLLLDSRYTGYDAHVWGAYVRFSW
- a CDS encoding DmsE family decaheme c-type cytochrome, coding for MENAEPKTAKILKRVITLLALVTVLFFIFTPANNASAEVSSINSSTDTEVNTPTVSPEDSACASCHEQIAQGFVKTVHGKAKKHAALVKTGNASSEAAVSCQSCHGDGTEHIANGGDATKIKNPAKLNAAEASKNCSQCHSQNNEHAVWRGSKHEAAGLSCLSCHSAHHSPVAKFSESKLFASAEAETKLLKKNSQAETCFQCHTELRKAQFQRSTHLFRNENLEHKITCSTCHEPHGSIGEKMMRTATANETCYQCHTEKRGPFLFEHSPVRENCGSCHKAHGSNNAALLAAKTPMLCQQCHIQGRHQTVAGVSNSVFTSGRGCVQCHPQVHGSNHPSGINLQR